Below is a genomic region from Sulfitobacter sp. OXR-159.
GCCTTCACCTATCAGGGCGAAGCCTTTGGCAAACGCCTTGAGCCGCTGGCGCAGAGTGTCGGGTCGGACTTCATGGTCGATGTCGATGTGACCGATGACGCCTCGCTCGACCGCGCCTTTGAAGAATTGGGCGCGCGCTGGCCGACGATTGACTTCGTCGTGCATGCCATTGCTTTCTCGGACAAATCCGAGTTGACGGGGCGGTTCCTGAACACCAGCCGGGCGAACTTCAAGAACTCGATGGACATCTCGGCCTATTCCTTCATCGACGTGGCGCGCCGGGCCCATCCGCTGATGGTGGAGAACGGCGGCACGCTGTTGACGCTGACCTATATGGGGTCGAACCGGGTGACGCCGAATTACAATGTGATGGGTGTGGCCAAGGCGGCGTTGGAAAGTGCCACGCGCTATCTGGCGAATGATCTGGGGCCGGAAGGCATCCGTGTGAACGCGATTTCGCCGGGGCCGATGAAGACGCTGGCGGGGGCTGCCATCGGTGGCGCGCGCAAGACCTATAAGCACACGGATCAGAACGCGCCGTTGCGGTCCAATGCGACGCTGGAAGCTGTGGGTGGCACGGCGGTCTATCTGGTGTCTGATGCGGGGGCTTGCACAACGGGCGAGATCATCCGCGTCGATGGCGGGTTCCACGTGTTGGGGATGCCGCAGGCGGATCATCTTTAAACACGCACTGAGGGCCATCGCCTGCCCGCGGGTCGGCGATGCAACGGCTGGACCTTGCCACTTTATGGTTCAGCCGTGACGTGACTTCGCCAAGTCGCGCCTAGCCTCACCAAATCGCCTACCCGGGGGGCGGGCAGGCGATGGCCCGGCGCCTGCGGCTTGATTCCGGGCTCAGGTGGTAGGTTCTACCGCAGCACATCCGTCTGCCAGAGCCAGATCTTCATCCCACCATGCGCAATCGCCGGCCCCTGCGGCTTCCACGGCAGCCCTGTCGCCCGCGCCAAGGGCGGCTCTGACGTTACCAACCCCACGCGCCAGCCGCGGAAACGCGTCTTCAGCGTCTCGCCCAGCGTCCCATAGAGTGGATAAAGCAGCTTCTTATTCCCGATGCGCCCCCCATAAGGCGGGTTCGCGATCACCAGACCGGGCGGGCCTTCGGGCGGCTGCAACTCCCCTGCCCCGTGGCAGGCGAAATGACACCACGCACCAACACCCGCACGCTCGGCGTTGGCCGTGCTCATCCGGATCGCGCCTGCGTCCCGATCCGAGCCGTAGAACCGCGCCGCAGGTTCGGCCACTGCCCCACCGCTAAGCATCTCTTCCCAAGCTCCAGCATCAAAACTCGCCAAGTCCTCAAAGGCAAAGCTCCGGCTGCGTCCCGGCTTCACCCCCGCCGCGATCTCCGCCGCTTCGATCAGAAACGTCCCTGAGCCGCACATCGGATCAACCACCGGTTCGCCCGGCACATAGCCGCAAGACCGCAGCATCAGCGCCGCCATATTCTCGCGCATCGGCGCCTTGCCTACGGCCTCTTTATGCCCGCGTTTGTGCAGCGCCTCGCCAGAGGTATCGAGGCTGAATTGCACCGCGTTGTCATGGATGCGCACCTTGAGCACCAGTGCTGCCTCGGAATCCACCGTGATCCCATGGCTTTCGCGCAGCGCCGTCTCGACCCG
It encodes:
- a CDS encoding enoyl-ACP reductase codes for the protein MSGLLAGKRGLIMGVANERSIAWGIAKAMAEAGAELAFTYQGEAFGKRLEPLAQSVGSDFMVDVDVTDDASLDRAFEELGARWPTIDFVVHAIAFSDKSELTGRFLNTSRANFKNSMDISAYSFIDVARRAHPLMVENGGTLLTLTYMGSNRVTPNYNVMGVAKAALESATRYLANDLGPEGIRVNAISPGPMKTLAGAAIGGARKTYKHTDQNAPLRSNATLEAVGGTAVYLVSDAGACTTGEIIRVDGGFHVLGMPQADHL
- a CDS encoding class I SAM-dependent RNA methyltransferase, which produces MDTPDTFEIFLVCPPGLEDLLCAEAQEKGFVEAQAQPGGVTVQGGWPEVWRANLELRGAGRVLARIGGFMAFHLAQLDKRCRKFPFGDVLRADVPVKVQVTCKASKIYHAGAAQQRVETALRESHGITVDSEAALVLKVRIHDNAVQFSLDTSGEALHKRGHKEAVGKAPMRENMAALMLRSCGYVPGEPVVDPMCGSGTFLIEAAEIAAGVKPGRSRSFAFEDLASFDAGAWEEMLSGGAVAEPAARFYGSDRDAGAIRMSTANAERAGVGAWCHFACHGAGELQPPEGPPGLVIANPPYGGRIGNKKLLYPLYGTLGETLKTRFRGWRVGLVTSEPPLARATGLPWKPQGPAIAHGGMKIWLWQTDVLR